Proteins from a single region of Butyrivibrio fibrisolvens:
- the cysK gene encoding cysteine synthase A produces MANIKKSATELIGHTPLLELVNFQNAENVKDAKIIAKLEYLNPAGSVKDRVAYAMIVDAEKSGKIKPGATIIEPTSGNTGIGIASVAAARGYKAILTLPDTMSVERRTILQAYGAELVLTDGVQGMKGAIAKAEELHKEIPNSIILAQFDNPANATAHRTTTGPEIWEDTDGQVDYFVAGVGTGGTLTGVGEFLKSKNPDVKIIAVEPDTSAVLSGEKPGPHKIQGIGAGFVPSVLNTEIFDEIIRVPNENAFETGRAFAKDEGIMVGISSGAALWAAKQVALRPEAKGKNIVVLLPDSGDRYLSTPLFAAK; encoded by the coding sequence ATGGCTAACATCAAAAAATCAGCAACAGAACTTATCGGACACACACCACTTCTTGAACTTGTAAACTTCCAGAATGCAGAGAACGTCAAGGATGCAAAGATCATTGCAAAGCTTGAATACCTCAATCCTGCCGGAAGCGTGAAAGATCGTGTAGCATATGCTATGATAGTAGATGCTGAAAAGAGCGGTAAGATTAAACCAGGCGCAACAATCATTGAGCCTACTTCAGGTAATACAGGTATTGGTATTGCTTCTGTAGCAGCTGCAAGAGGCTACAAGGCTATCCTTACACTTCCTGATACAATGAGTGTTGAAAGACGTACGATCCTTCAGGCATATGGTGCTGAACTCGTACTTACTGACGGTGTTCAGGGTATGAAGGGTGCGATCGCCAAGGCAGAGGAACTTCACAAGGAGATTCCTAATTCTATAATCCTTGCACAGTTTGATAACCCAGCTAATGCAACAGCTCACAGAACTACAACAGGACCTGAGATCTGGGAAGATACAGACGGACAGGTTGACTATTTTGTAGCTGGTGTAGGTACAGGTGGTACACTTACAGGTGTAGGTGAATTCTTAAAGAGCAAGAATCCAGATGTTAAGATCATTGCAGTAGAACCGGATACTTCCGCAGTTCTTTCCGGAGAGAAGCCAGGACCACATAAGATCCAGGGTATTGGTGCCGGCTTTGTTCCTTCTGTTCTTAATACAGAGATTTTTGATGAAATAATCAGAGTTCCTAACGAGAACGCATTTGAAACAGGCAGAGCATTTGCAAAAGATGAAGGAATCATGGTTGGTATTTCTTCAGGTGCAGCACTCTGGGCTGCTAAGCAGGTTGCTTTAAGACCTGAAGCAAAGGGTAAGAATATAGTAGTTCTGCTTCCTGATTCAGGAGACAGATATCTTTCTACACCTCTTTTTGCAGCAAAATAA
- a CDS encoding M48 family metallopeptidase gives MKKLTEGTVTKYINYSDRSGQHSLPVSVIRSKRKTGFVIVNTDGSAELRIPLRTSDSAVNDMLEGRAQWIVDKHKEMVIKEKKLKDLKPNLTETQRALMEKRYKKAASDFFPLRVQHFEKIMGVHHKKIAIRDQKTRWGSCSSSGTLSFNWRLIMAPPEVLDYVVVHELAHFTHMDHSKAFWATVESVLPDYEKHRKWLNEHGQELRV, from the coding sequence ATGAAAAAATTAACAGAGGGAACTGTAACCAAGTACATTAATTATTCAGACAGATCAGGTCAGCACAGCCTTCCTGTCAGTGTTATCCGTTCAAAAAGAAAAACCGGCTTTGTAATAGTCAATACCGATGGTAGCGCAGAACTTAGAATCCCGCTTCGCACAAGTGACTCTGCAGTCAATGATATGCTGGAAGGTCGTGCTCAGTGGATCGTAGACAAGCACAAAGAGATGGTCATCAAAGAGAAGAAGCTCAAGGACTTAAAGCCCAATCTCACTGAGACGCAGCGAGCCTTAATGGAGAAGAGGTACAAGAAAGCCGCTTCTGACTTTTTTCCACTTCGAGTTCAGCACTTTGAGAAGATCATGGGTGTTCATCACAAGAAGATAGCCATCAGAGACCAAAAGACAAGGTGGGGCTCCTGCTCTTCAAGCGGAACTTTATCCTTCAACTGGAGACTTATCATGGCACCGCCGGAAGTTCTTGATTATGTTGTAGTTCATGAACTTGCACATTTTACCCATATGGATCATTCCAAGGCTTTCTGGGCTACGGTAGAAAGTGTGCTTCCTGATTACGAGAAGCATCGCAAATGGCTCAATGAACACGGCCAGGAATTACGAGTATAA